CGTTCACCAATGGCTCGCTTTATGTTGCTGAACTCTCTCGCATCATTCGTTACGACAATATTGAGCAGAACTTAGATAACCCACCTGCACCGGTAGTAGTCTTTGATGCACTCCCTAAAGATGAGCCACATGGTTGGAAGTTTATGAAGCTCAGTCCTGATGGGCAGTATTTGTATTTTCAGATTGGTACACCAGCGAACATTGTTGTGCCACCATCAACTCATGCGACGATTGTTCGCTTGAACCTCAAAACCAATATTTTGGAAACTGTGGCAACCGGTGTTCGTAACAGTGTTGGCATGGACTTCCAGCCTGGCACAAAAGAACTGTGGTTCACCAATAATGGCCGTGACTGGGTTGCAGAAGATAAGCCAAGTGATACCTTGAATCGCTTGGTGCGTCCAAAAGGTATGAATTTTGGTTACCCTCATTGCCATCAAGGCGACTTCTTGGATCCTGAGTTTGGAAAAGGCCGTTCATGCGATGAGTTTGACAAGCCTGTTTACAACTTGGGCGCTCACGTTGCTGCATTGGGTATGCGCTTTTATAACGGCAAGCAATTCCCGGCTGAATACAAAGGCAACATCTTTATTGCTGAGCACGGTTCTTGGAATAAAACAAAACGTGTTGGCTATCAAGTGGTGCGCGTAGTGCTCGATTCCAATAACAAAGTCGTGAAAGCCGAGCCATTTGTTACTGGTTGGTTAGATGGCGAGAATTTCTGGGGTCGTCCAGTTGATGTACAAATGCTCAAAGATGGTTCTATGTTGGTTTCAGATGATGAGACTGGCGCTATCTTCCGCGTTTCTTACGGCAAATGAAATTGATCTCTAGCACTAAGGCCATCCTCAGGGTGGCCTTTTTTACTTCTCTCTTTCTGTCATGCAATAGTAATGCTGCTCCACCTGATGCAGTCGCAGGCAAAGCAAAAGCACAAACGTGTTTTACCTGTCATGGTGAAAACGGTATTGGCATTGCACCGGAGATCCCGAATCTTGCGGCGCAGCCAGCTTTGTCGATTACTTATCAATTGATTCAGTTCAGAGGACAACAGCGTAAGGGCGGTGCAATGGAAGCATTGGCAATGCCTCTGAGCGATCAGGACATGCGCGATATTGCTGCTTACTACGCTTTTCTGCCCCCGCCACCAGCAAAATCTGGTAATGCAGAAAAGATTGCAAAAGGTCAACAGATCTCAAGTGCCCAGTACTGCAATTCTTGTCATGGGGCACAGTTACAGGGCCAGAAGCACATTGCCCGCTTGGCTGGTCAGTCGTCTGAGTACATCGTGACGCAACTTAAAAATATTCGATCTGGTAGTCGCGTGGATATGGATGGCACAATGGGTAGCGCGGCGCGTGGTTTAAGTGACGAGGACATCGAGGCAATTGCTGCTTACGCCGCTTCATTAAACTAGCACTTAGTCATCCTTTGAACCCTTCAGTAAGTTGCCTCTTTGCAGTCAAAAAACCATTTCCTTCTCGTTGATTTTTTAAAGACTTTTGCCGCTTTAACAATCATTCTTCATCATTTTTCGAGCTACGGTCAGATTGCTGAAGATGCTCGAAATCTGTTGCCGGGGATCATGACCTGGCTGTTTGAGTATGGGCGTTATGCAGTACAGATCTTTTTGGTGATGGGTGGTTACTTAGCGGCTCAGTCTCTGACGCGCACTAGTGACTTAAAAAATCCCCAAACTGCTCTGAAAACGATTTTTAATCGCTACCTGCGATTGTTTGCCCCCTATGTTGTGGCTTTGCTAGTGACTATCGTTTGCGCTTGGGTGGCGCGCTTTTGGGTGCAAGATGAATTCATAGGTGAATCAGAAACCCTGAGTCAATTTTTAGCGCACTTGTTTTTCTTGCAAGGGATCTTAGGCCTAGATTCCATATCGGCTGGTGTGTGGTATGTGGCAATTGATTGGCAGCTCTATGCGATTCTGACAATCATGTTGAGCATGTTCCCAGGCCTTCGATCTCTCATCTGGATGATGCTAGTCCTCTGTGTTACATCCTTGCTGTATTTCAATCGAGATGGATCGTATGAGAACTATTTCATTTACTTTATCGGTGCTTATGGCTTGGGTATATTGGCTCAGCTCTGTAAAAACTATCCAGATCCTTCGGTTAACCGTTTTGCCAAAATATTGATGGTTATGATTGGTCTTGTGATAGTTGTATCAAGCTTCCATCAATTTTGGTTGCGAAACATCCTGGCTTATAGCGTTGCCATAGCTCTGATTTTTTTCGGAGATTGGGCTTATAAAGATCAGAAGCAT
Above is a genomic segment from Polynucleobacter wuianus containing:
- a CDS encoding acyltransferase family protein, which translates into the protein MQSKNHFLLVDFLKTFAALTIILHHFSSYGQIAEDARNLLPGIMTWLFEYGRYAVQIFLVMGGYLAAQSLTRTSDLKNPQTALKTIFNRYLRLFAPYVVALLVTIVCAWVARFWVQDEFIGESETLSQFLAHLFFLQGILGLDSISAGVWYVAIDWQLYAILTIMLSMFPGLRSLIWMMLVLCVTSLLYFNRDGSYENYFIYFIGAYGLGILAQLCKNYPDPSVNRFAKILMVMIGLVIVVSSFHQFWLRNILAYSVAIALIFFGDWAYKDQKHHKAHKLVNAILWGSRRSYCAFLIHFSFILLANTVYIAWGMNHLHNGVLAIALMLVAIATSWVAATLLYRWVEVPSRNLKL
- a CDS encoding PQQ-dependent sugar dehydrogenase, which encodes MKLKTIHSLMFAAGMAVATLASAQAPAPAPAAAPAIPPTWAQGRTPDGMNPSLAPNPPGISAMPADEIPVSKLKVPAGFKIELWASGMPNGRSMTESPNGTVFVGTRFTGNVYAVITKDGKREVKTIAKGLHRPNGVAFTNGSLYVAELSRIIRYDNIEQNLDNPPAPVVVFDALPKDEPHGWKFMKLSPDGQYLYFQIGTPANIVVPPSTHATIVRLNLKTNILETVATGVRNSVGMDFQPGTKELWFTNNGRDWVAEDKPSDTLNRLVRPKGMNFGYPHCHQGDFLDPEFGKGRSCDEFDKPVYNLGAHVAALGMRFYNGKQFPAEYKGNIFIAEHGSWNKTKRVGYQVVRVVLDSNNKVVKAEPFVTGWLDGENFWGRPVDVQMLKDGSMLVSDDETGAIFRVSYGK
- a CDS encoding c-type cytochrome; protein product: MKLISSTKAILRVAFFTSLFLSCNSNAAPPDAVAGKAKAQTCFTCHGENGIGIAPEIPNLAAQPALSITYQLIQFRGQQRKGGAMEALAMPLSDQDMRDIAAYYAFLPPPPAKSGNAEKIAKGQQISSAQYCNSCHGAQLQGQKHIARLAGQSSEYIVTQLKNIRSGSRVDMDGTMGSAARGLSDEDIEAIAAYAASLN